The sequence TGGACGTCGATCAGGCGCTGATCGTCCCCAAGAAACAGGCCAAGGGCGACCTGAAGAAGTTCGTCGAGATCGCCCGCAAGCGCATCGCAGCTGCCGAGTGACTATCGATAAATAGCACCTTGGCCTATTAGCACCTGTAGGCTGTAGGGAAGTGAGAGGCGGACAATGCCGAGGAAAAGCGTTAATCGGCAAAATGCTTACCCAGCATAAGGTTAGCTGTCAAGCCCCGTGAGATTGTATACACGTTTTTTGAAGAGCTCCGGCCGCTTCTTCTGCCAGTCTTTGAGAGCCTGTACCGGTGATATGTGTCCCAGGGCCTTCTGGGGAATCTGATGGTTGTAGACACTGGCATACTGCATCAAGGTCCGTTCCAGATCCTGGCTGCTGCGGAAGGGGGTGGTTTTGAGGATCTCGGCGATCCGACCGTTGAAACGTTCTACCATCCCATTGGTCTGCGGGTGTTTGGGTGGGATGAGGCGGTGCTCGATGCCATGGCGTTGGCAGGTCTGGTCGAAAAGGTGACGGCCGGTCGGTTCGCGTTCCCCGGTGGCGCAGAAGCGGTCGGTGAATTGCTCACCCCATCCCTGGGGTTCGCCCCTTCGGGGCCCGCTACGCGGTCCAAATCCGCTCCCGGCGGATTTGTCTTTGCCGTTGTCGGTCAGGACCTTGGTGATTTTGAAGGGAGCCTTGGCGATCAGGCGGTCGAGGAAGCCGGCGGCGACCTGGGCTTCCTTGGTGGGATGGGATTTCCAGGCAGACCCAGCGACTGGCCCGGTCGATGGCGACGAAGAGGTAACGGCCCCGAGTCTCATCGGGCATCTTGGGCAGGTACTTGATGTCGATGTGGACAAACCCGGGCTCGTAGTCCTTGAAGCCTTTCTTTTTGGCCTTGGCGGGGGCGTTCTCCCCTTCCTTGGCAGCGATCAGTTCCTTGAGATTGGAGACCCCATGGCGGCGCAGCAGCCGGTCCAGAGCCGAGCGGGACATCTTGGGATGGATGAAGCGGTGAACGACCGCCAGCAGGTCGTCCAGGGGCAGCAGCAGGGTTTCGCGCAGACAGACGACGATCGCTTCCTGCTGCGGGGTCAGGGTGGCATGGATGCGATGGGGCCGGTGCGAGGCATCCTCGACCGAATCGCGCTGGCGCCACTTGCGGATGGTATGACGATGAGCGCCGTATTTCCTGGCCAGAACCGTGGCCGGCAGATCGGAGTTCTGGATCTCCCGGCGGATCTCAGGGGTGGTGCGGGCTTTCTTGTGAAGACGGATGACCATGGCTTCCTCCTTCTCCGTCAAACTTGAACCTTCTTTCTTTCCGGCCTGAGCCTCTGCCATCAGCTCGCTCAGAACATCCCAAGCACGGAACAAAGGATAGCTCCTTTTGGGGATATGATCACACGGGACCCAACACCTACCCTTTGGGCGCTGATGGAGTTTCATCTTTAGCCACAGCGGCCCAGACAACGCGCCTCCCGACCCATGAAACGTTCCCCCACCGCCCCTACCCGGCGGTAGAAATCCGCCCCGCCGGCTCGGGCCAGATCCCGGAAGAAACGGCCGATCCAGGGCGCCAGGTGGCGCCGGAAGAAATCGCCCTGGCCGGGGTGGTCCTCCACGGCCAGCAGCGCCATCGCTTCGCACAGGGCGGCGGCATGGTCCTCCGGTTCGCCCGTCCCGATCCGGCAGACCCCCAGCCGGGCCAGATCGCGGCGCAGTTCCACCAGCGGCGTCTCGTGCAGGAATCCCCGGCGGTACCAGGAGGCATAGGGCAGCAGTTCCCCCTGGGTGACACCGATGAACAGGGTATGGAATTCGTCCACGACCGCCTCGGGATCGGCTGCGGTCGCCGCCGCCTGCAGGGCACGCAAGGCTTCGGCCAGTTCGTCGTCACCGTGCACCTCCAGCGCCCCCAGAGTCTCCAGCAGCACCGGTTCCGGAGGTTCGCGCAGCAGGGCGGCCAACAGCAGGTACAGGTCGGCGCGGGCTTGGGCGTCAGTCATGGGCCAGATCCCGGATGCGGCAGTCCTCGCACAGGTACAGGCGCCGGCGCTGGCGGGGATCGGCGAACAGGGGATGCGTGGCAATCCGGGCGGCGACCTGTTCCACTAGCCGCCGGCTGCCGAAGGGTTTGCCGCAGTCGAGGCAGAGCAACACTTCATCCTCCTGCAGCCAGCGCAGGCGGCGGCGCTGTCCGGCATCGGTCAGCCAGCAGGGTTCGAGGGTGATGGCGGCTTCCGGACACTGGCTTTGACACTGGGCGCACTGGACGCAGGCTGCCTCCACGAAACCCAGCCGCGGGGATTCCCCGCCCGCCTGCAGGGCGCCGGTCGGACACACGGAGACGCAGGCGTAGCACAGGGTACAGCGGTCGGCATTCACCGCCACCGCGCCCAAAGGCGCCGGGGACGGCAGCGGCACCGACGCCAGCCGCTGCGGCGCCACGTCGGTCAGCCGCGCCAGGGCCAGGTGCAACTGGTCGGTCTTGCTCTCCACCACCGCCGGCGACACCGGCTCGGAAACGAGCGCTGCGGGGCCGTCTTCCGGGAGCTGCTCCAGCCAGCCGATGCCGCGACGGCGATACCCCAAGCCCCGGAGCAAGGCCGTCACCCAACCGAACTGGGCTTCCAGGGCCGCCACGCTGGGCGCCGTCAACCCGGCCCGCTGCAGCCACACGCCGGCAGCGCCGGCCGCCAGCAACGTCAGCCACACTTCCGGGCCGCAGGCAGCCACCGAATGCACCGGGAATACCTGCCAGTCGTCGCCGGGTTCGGCCGGCTGCCGGGCCCTGACGATCGCCACCGGCGCCGCGGGGCGGGCTTCGAGCGCCGCCAGCCAGCGGGACAGGCTTTCCGTCGGGGGCGGCCAGCAGTAGGACAGCGCCCCGGTGGGACAGACCGTGGTGCAGTCGCCGCATCCCTGGCACAGATAGGGATCGACCTCGACCGCGGTCGGGCGCAGGGCGATGGCTTCGGCCGGACAGGCATCGACGCAGCGCCGACAGCCTTCACGCCCCCCTCCCCGGCGGGCGCAAAGCCCGTCCCGGTAGGCGAAGTAACGGCGTTTCTCGAACTCCCCGACCCACTCGGGCAGCTGTGCCACCACGTCGGCCAGGTCCCGGCCTTCGTTCAGGGGCGCGAAATAACCGAAAGGCGCCACCTCCCGCGCCAGCTGCGGGGGATCGCCGGCATCGACGATCAGATCAAAGACCTCGCCGGGCCCCAGCAGTTCGGCGGCCACGTCCCGCCCGTCGTCCAGTCGCACCCGGTAGGTGCCCAGGTGGCCCTGGATGGAAATAGTCTGGCCAGCGGCCCGCATCGTCCGGGCAGCGGCGGCGACGGGGATGTCGTCGAGCAGCAGGAAGGCCGGCTGCAACGGTTCCGGCCAGTCGTTGCGCTGCAGCCAGGGGGCCCACATCGCAGCGGCGCCGATGAACAGCACCCGCCCCCGGGAACGGTATTCGACCGCTTCAGGCGTCATGCCGGATGGAGCCGTCTCCGGCATCACCGTCTTCCTCCAGAGCCGTGTAGTCTTCGTCGTATTCGTTGAGCCGGTCCGGGTCCTGAAATTCCTCCCCGATGAAACGGCGCCGCCACAGCAGCCGGCGAAAACCCTCGCTCATCTTGTTGCCGGTTTGCATCGTTTTTTCTCCTCGTCACAGGTACCGCAACAGGATAGCCCACAAAGAAAAACCCCGCACCTCCCTCGGGAGATGCGGGGCTTTCTCTGCGGCAGGCATTACTTACTCGAAGTGCTGCCCTGCCGGCCCCCCGACGGGACTGACGCCGCCGGAAGGCTCGGCCGGGGCTTCCTTCCTGCCCTCAGCCTCGGCTGGCTTGCCCGCCGGCGGATTGTCCTCCCAGTCCTTGGGGGGCGGCGGGGTTTCGCCCCGCATGATGGCATCGATCTGGTCGCGGTCGATGGTTTCGTACTTGACCAGGGCCTCGGCCATCAGGTGGAGCTTGTCCATATTCTCCTTGAGGATGCGCTCGGCACGCTCGTAGTTACGGTCGATGATGGCGCGGATCTCCTCGTCGATCATCCGCGCGGTGGCCTCGGACATGCTCTTGTGCTGGGTCACCGAGCGGCCCAGGAACACTTCGCCTTCCTCTTCGGCATAGGCCAGAGGCCCGAGCTTTTCCGACAGCCCCCATTTGGTGACCATGTTGCGGGCGATGTCGGTGGCCCGCTCGATGTCGTTGGAGGCGCCGGTGGTGATGGCCTCACTGCCGAAGATCAGGGCTTCGGCGATGCGGCCGCCGAACAGGCTGGAGATCTGGCTCTCGAGCTTGCGCCTGGAGGCCGAGTACTGGTCCCGCTCGGGCAGGAACATGGTGATCCCCAAAGCCCGCCCCCGAGGCATGATGCTGACCTTGTAGACCGGGTCGTGCTCGGGGACGTTGAGGCCGACGATGGCGTGACCGGCTTCATGGTAGGCGGTCATGCGCTTTTCTTCGTCGCTCATCACCATGGATCGGCGTTCGACCCCCATGAGGATCTTGTCCTTGGCCTTTTCCAGGTCGCTCATGTCCACCAGCTTCTTGTTGGCGCGGGCGGCAAACAGCGAGGCCTCGTTGACCAGGTTGGCAAGATCCGCCCCGGAGAAGCCGGGGGTGCCGCGGGCGATGACCTTGGGGTCGACGTCGTCGGCGGTGGGCACCTTGCGCAGGTGCACCTTGAGGATCTGCTCGCGGCCGCGGATGTCGGGCAGGCCGACGGTGACCTGGCGGTCGAAGCGGCCGGGACGCAAAAGCGCCGGGTCGAGAACGTCGGGACGGTTGGTGGCGGCGATGATGATGATGCCTTCGTTGCCTTCGAAACCGTCCATCTCCACCAGCAGCTGGTTGAGGGTCTGTTCGCGCTCGTCGTGGCCGCCGCCCAGTCCGGCACCGCGGTGACGGCCGACGGCGTCGATCTCGTCGATGAAGACGATGCAGGGGGCGTGCTTCTTGGCCTGCTCGAACATGTCGCGCACCCTGGAAGCCCCGACCCCGACGAACATTTCCACAAAGTCGGAGCCGGAGATGGTGAAGAACGGCACCTTGGCCTCGCCGGCAATCGCGCGGGCGATCAGGGTCTTGCCGGTCCCGGGCGGGCCGACCATCAGGATGCCCTTGGGGATGCGGCCGCCGAGCTTCTGGAATTTGCTCGGGTCCTTGAGGAAGTCGACCACTTCCTGGACTTCTTCCAGGGCTTCGTCACAGCCGGCCACGTCCTTGAAGGTGACCTTGATCTTGTCTTCCTCCATCAGCCGCGCCTTGCTCTTGCCGAAGTTCATCGCCCCGCGGCCGGCACCGCCGCCGCCCTGCATCTGGCGCATGAAGAACACCCACACGCCGATCAGCAGCAGCATCGGGAACCAGGAGATGAAGATCTGCATCAACAGCGACTGGCCTTCCGGCGGTTCGGCTTTGATCTCGACCTTGTTTTCCAAAAGATCGTCGATCAGATGCGGGTCGTTGGGGTTGTAGGTGATGAATTTCTGTCCTGCGCTGGTGATGCCCTTGACGGCTTTCCCTTCGATGACCACCTGTTTGACCTGGCCATTGTGGACCGCTTCGATGAACTGGGTGTACGACAACTGCGCACCCGCAGGCTTGCGGGCACCGAAGTTGTTGAACACCGACATCAACACCGCGGCGATCACCACCCACAGGAGTATGTTTTTCAGCATGTTGCTCAAAGGTCTCTCTCCCAACCGGCTCCTTCCGGTTTGTTGCCAATACGTCCGCTGTATTGTCTGTGGTTTGCCTACTTAAAAAGTAGCCTTAAAACTTAGCGTTTGAATCCCTGCGCCAGCAGATAGACTTCTCGGCTGCGTGCCCGCGACGCCTTGGGCTTGCAGGTCGCCACCCGGGCGAAACGCCGGCGCACCTGTTTCTGAAAAGCTTCGAACCCCTCGCCCTGAAAAAGTTTCGTCAAAAAACACCCGTTCTCGTTCAAGAGATTCTCGGCCGCCTCCAGGGCCAGCTCGGCCAGCAACATCGCCCGGGGCTGATCGACGCTGCGGTTGCCGCTCATGTTCGGCGCCATGTCCGACAGCACCACGTCCACCGCACGGCCGCCGACCTCATCCTGCAGCCGGCGCCAGGTTTCCGCCGC comes from Methylomarinovum caldicuralii and encodes:
- a CDS encoding TorD/DmsD family molecular chaperone, with translation MTDAQARADLYLLLAALLREPPEPVLLETLGALEVHGDDELAEALRALQAAATAADPEAVVDEFHTLFIGVTQGELLPYASWYRRGFLHETPLVELRRDLARLGVCRIGTGEPEDHAAALCEAMALLAVEDHPGQGDFFRRHLAPWIGRFFRDLARAGGADFYRRVGAVGERFMGREARCLGRCG
- a CDS encoding 4Fe-4S binding protein — encoded protein: MTPEAVEYRSRGRVLFIGAAAMWAPWLQRNDWPEPLQPAFLLLDDIPVAAAARTMRAAGQTISIQGHLGTYRVRLDDGRDVAAELLGPGEVFDLIVDAGDPPQLAREVAPFGYFAPLNEGRDLADVVAQLPEWVGEFEKRRYFAYRDGLCARRGGGREGCRRCVDACPAEAIALRPTAVEVDPYLCQGCGDCTTVCPTGALSYCWPPPTESLSRWLAALEARPAAPVAIVRARQPAEPGDDWQVFPVHSVAACGPEVWLTLLAAGAAGVWLQRAGLTAPSVAALEAQFGWVTALLRGLGYRRRGIGWLEQLPEDGPAALVSEPVSPAVVESKTDQLHLALARLTDVAPQRLASVPLPSPAPLGAVAVNADRCTLCYACVSVCPTGALQAGGESPRLGFVEAACVQCAQCQSQCPEAAITLEPCWLTDAGQRRRLRWLQEDEVLLCLDCGKPFGSRRLVEQVAARIATHPLFADPRQRRRLYLCEDCRIRDLAHD
- the ftsH gene encoding ATP-dependent zinc metalloprotease FtsH, whose amino-acid sequence is MLKNILLWVVIAAVLMSVFNNFGARKPAGAQLSYTQFIEAVHNGQVKQVVIEGKAVKGITSAGQKFITYNPNDPHLIDDLLENKVEIKAEPPEGQSLLMQIFISWFPMLLLIGVWVFFMRQMQGGGGAGRGAMNFGKSKARLMEEDKIKVTFKDVAGCDEALEEVQEVVDFLKDPSKFQKLGGRIPKGILMVGPPGTGKTLIARAIAGEAKVPFFTISGSDFVEMFVGVGASRVRDMFEQAKKHAPCIVFIDEIDAVGRHRGAGLGGGHDEREQTLNQLLVEMDGFEGNEGIIIIAATNRPDVLDPALLRPGRFDRQVTVGLPDIRGREQILKVHLRKVPTADDVDPKVIARGTPGFSGADLANLVNEASLFAARANKKLVDMSDLEKAKDKILMGVERRSMVMSDEEKRMTAYHEAGHAIVGLNVPEHDPVYKVSIMPRGRALGITMFLPERDQYSASRRKLESQISSLFGGRIAEALIFGSEAITTGASNDIERATDIARNMVTKWGLSEKLGPLAYAEEEGEVFLGRSVTQHKSMSEATARMIDEEIRAIIDRNYERAERILKENMDKLHLMAEALVKYETIDRDQIDAIMRGETPPPPKDWEDNPPAGKPAEAEGRKEAPAEPSGGVSPVGGPAGQHFE
- the rlmE gene encoding 23S rRNA (uridine(2552)-2'-O)-methyltransferase RlmE, coding for MMARSRSSGRWLAEHFNDDYVRQAQAKGWRSRAVFKLAEIQQRDRILQPGMIVVDLGAAPGGWSQYAAEQVAPNGQVIALDLLPMEPLPGVTFLQGDFTAAETWRRLQDEVGGRAVDVVLSDMAPNMSGNRSVDQPRAMLLAELALEAAENLLNENGCFLTKLFQGEGFEAFQKQVRRRFARVATCKPKASRARSREVYLLAQGFKR